In Spodoptera frugiperda isolate SF20-4 chromosome 12, AGI-APGP_CSIRO_Sfru_2.0, whole genome shotgun sequence, a single window of DNA contains:
- the LOC118262423 gene encoding uncharacterized protein CG7065 isoform X7 produces MVERRGRDISGKWIYLCYPCAAVCSGETILQTHLSGKKHKTKLTMRKVWPLNIFADHPFNHNTGKPVPSEKALQKAAEESEIQNKYNKYRNITCHIQDSLDAVKAPLLGVEYLIEHPPEQAHYEPSYICTLCSKYGHPRTIINHMTCFWHRHNYLVRHYTQASSLLAPYRIQPRYRVGVGIIMNRLAQRIEDKYGRMRPVNIEKEEYEKNKEQIHQWVFQGHHFSEKDGPAFTEVVDIGLLDTLHKSGDGDKKGNSKQFKNSKEPSPPIVAAPSKPLFNNFSRPAGRQERRAGSVESLSDISDEADFEARRHAAKLTSRSSNNGNRESHGSLSKSRYEPYPDRRNVSPGRRTATRPQDTLPAEKKPRPPNYEYKVKLAEEKRLTVEDSANKTLAYHEKNPEKHPLYPEEWKKFWNRRYKEIQAEGKDPSKHDFKPEWIVFWTARMKELHEEELRVQVNEIYRRMCLSPPDMNKRSPDRSHKKSLSPRRKSAEPRRHSPEPRRRSSERHRPDRHDRHDYDRRGREPLPRRRTPEHRRTRRSPLPVRRSPGRRRSPERRRSPLPYHKRTRSRSPLPRRSPGRGAGRSRSSRSPLSQREAQRNRSPDTRHSHAPHSSHAAPPPSMQTVLISDDDLKPDDISPWNSDNDIESVSSVTELRLARSRAGSSSRGSRPPPRRRLSSSASRSAPPAADGDNVVATLRQLVALEDYLGSLGPRIVDLLAEALKMEKDKANSSESLLDSEKAVVLIETAKEKLKGAVQAGLVAPAAAAALRAAIVRAAATLHEADKRAKRKQDALKPVEPSKPAAVPVAGVGEVDRAQIAQQMAEALIAQGKTDVSSEDLAALVDAVVGMAEAKKRAAEEAKKANTLSTMQPTHQPVKTLLPKPSGTASALQLLQSAYDDNEKIRLDQNIASHAADAMDGLSDSDLETLLKNFNELSAEEQHSLIAYLKKMETKEPQRVERLRQYVSDAAAAAPKNAAPEPPAQPEPPPVLVESDDDDDYTVEEVFQSATQKVKEDQIRQEMEIVKKSLEETKPESPAVEEPVKLETTLADLTKSLSSASDLFALVQASLKSTPAATPAPLSRSPNVVVSNTQPRSFGDLPESTPAVHDSPKPLMETAPLNTPVTSFNSPQDQGPPTGLPFSSQQQGNLSRPPLLHQGPPQLQQQHRPQQQFHQPSQQNYQSPPQQNYQSPSQQNYQSPQQNQPHYNQQKYQGPQHNQGPLNPQHNLPPVSQQHSDLNPNQQHNQLAPNQQHSQQFQQHGQPQQYRPQQYQQQHNFNDNRNKSTEHYNPRQWNPRTNNPMDNRNSGTRGPAPDNVGANAPYNQGHRNNFMNGRGQDNYNTRQQNPAMNQQFGMYDNQHNFRGRGRGFSGPMRGRGRGYY; encoded by the exons ATGGTGGAGCGGCGCGGTCGCGACATATCGGGCAAGTGGATCTACCTGTGCTACCCGTGCGCTGCCGTCTGTAGCGGGGAGACCATTCTACAG ACTCATCTATCGGGGAAGAAACACAAGACCAAGCTGACTATGCGAAAGGTTTGGCCCTTGAACATATTCGCGGACCACCCATTTAATCACAATACGGGAAAACCTGTCC CATCGGAGAAAGCATTGCAGAAGGCGGCGGAGGAGTCGGAGATCCAGAACAAGTATAACAAGTACAGGAACATAACTTGCCACATACAGGATTCTCTCGACGCCGTTAA GGCTCCACTGCTGGGCGTGGAGTACCTGATCGAGCACCCGCCGGAGCAGGCGCACTACGAGCCCTCGTACATCTGTACGCTGTGCTCCAAGTACGGACATCCACGGACCATCATCAACCACATGACCTGCTTCTGGCATCGCCACAATTACCTC GTGCGTCACTACACGCAAGCGAGTTCCCTGCTGGCTCCGTACCGCATCCAGCCTCGCTACCGCGTGGGCGTCGGCATCATCATGAACCGGCTCGCGCAGCGCATCGAGGACAAGTACGGCAGGATGAGGCCCGTCAACATCGAGAAGGAAGAATATGAAAAGAACAA GGAACAGATCCACCAGTGGGTGTTCCAAGGCCATCATTTCTCTGAGAAGGACGGGCCGGCCTTCACAGAAGTAGTTGACATCGGACTGCTAGACACTCTGCACAAATCCG GCGATGGCGACAAGAAAGGCAATTCAAAGCAATTCAA AAATTCGAAAGAGCCATCTCCGCCCATAGTAGCGGCGCCGTCAAAGCCGTTATTCAACAATTTCTCG CGGCCGGCGGGTCGGCAGGAGCGGCGCGCCGGCTCCGTGGAGTCGCTGTCCGACATCAGCGACGAGGCAGACTTCGAAGCGCGCCGACATGCCGCCAAACTTACCAGCCGCTCGTCCAA CAATGGTAACAGGGAGAGCCACGGCAGTCTCAGCAAGTCCCGCTACGAGCCCTACCCGGACAGGCGCAACGTCTCGCCGGGACGTAGGACTGCCACGCGGCCACAAGACACGTTGCCAGCGGAGAAG AAACCACGTCCTCCGAACTACGAGTACAAGGTGAAACTAGCTGAAGAAAAGCGGTTAACGGTGGAGGATTCAGCCAATAAGACGTTAGCCTACCATGAGAAGAACCCGGAGAAACACCCGCTCTACCCTGAGGAGTGGAAGAAGTTCTGGAACAGGCGCTACAAGGAGATACAGGCTG AGGGCAAGGACCCATCGAAGCATGACTTCAAGCCGGAGTGGATAGTGTTCTGGACGGCGCGCATGAAGGAGCTGCACGAGGAGGAACTGCGCGTGCAAGTCAACGAGATCTACCGCCGCATGTGTCTGTCGCCGCCAGACATGAACAAGAGATCCCCCGACAG gtcACACAAGAAGTCTCTGTCACCGCGCCGCAAGTCCGCCGAGCCTCGGCGTCACTCCCCGGAGCCACGGCGGCGCTCGTCGGAGCGACACCGGCCCGACCGACACGACCGACACGACTACGACCGCCGCGGCCGCGAGCCTCTGCCGCGCAGGCGTACTCCCGAACATCGCCGGACGCGACG GTCCCCACTACCCGTGCGCCGGTCGCCGGGCCGGCGTCGGTCACCGGAACGGCGCCGCTCTCCACTGCCGTATCACAAACGCACGCGGTCTAGAAGCCCTCTACCAAG ACGCAGCCCGGGTCGCGGCGCGGGCCGCAGCCGCAGCAGCCGCAGCCCGCTGTCGCAGCGCGAGGCGCAGCGCAACCGCAGCCCCGACACACGACACTCGCACGCGCCGCACTCCTcgcacgccgcgccgccgccctcCATGCAGACTGTACTCATCTCCGACGACGATCTCAAACC GGACGATATCTCGCCATGGAACTCTGACAACGACATCGAGTCCGTGTCGTCGGTGACGGAGCTGCGGCTGGCGCGGTCCCGAGCCGGCAGCTCGTCCCGCGGCTCCCGGCCCCCGCCGCGGCGCCGCCTGTCCAGCTCGGCCAGTCGGTCTGCGCCCCCCGCCGCTGACGGAGACAATGTCGTCGCCACACTACGCCAACTTGTCGCGCTCGAAGACTATCTCGGCAGCCTGGGACCTCGTATCGTGGATCTACTAGCTGAGGCCCTCAAGATGGAAaag GATAAAGCTAACTCTTCGGAGTCGTTGTTGGACAGCGAAAAGGCAGTGGTGTTGATAGAGACAGCCAAGGAGAAGCTGAAGGGCGCCGTGCAGGCCGGGCTGGTGGccccggccgccgccgccgcgctgcgcGCCGCCATCGTGCGCGCCGCCGCCACGCTGCACGAGGCCGACAAACGGGCCAAGCGGAAGCAGGACGCACTG AAACCTGTTGAACCGAGTAAACCTGCAGCGGTCCCAGTAGCAGGCGTGGGTGAAGTAGACCGTGCTCAGATCGCACAACAAATGGCTGAAGCTTTGATAGCTCAGGGCAAAACAGACGTGTCTTCCGAAGACCTCGCCGCACTCGTGGACGCCGTCGTCGGTATGGCGGAGGCGAAGAAACGAGCTGCAGAGGAGGCCAAGAAAGCAAACACACTATCTACCATGCAACCAACACATCAGCCAGTCAAGACATTGCTTCCAAAACCTAGCGGGACTGCATCAGCATTGCAATTACTGCAATCCGCTTACGATGACAACGAAAAGAT taGGTTGGACCAAAACATTGCGTCACATGCAGCTGACGCTATGGATGGCCTGTCGGACTCCGACCTTGAAACCTTACTGAAGAACTTCAACGAGTTGTCGGCTGAGGAGCAGCACAGCCTGATAGCGTATCTCAAGAAGATGGAGACGAAAGAGCCACAACGCGTGGAGCGCCTGCGTCAGTACGTGAGTGATGCGGCGGCCGCCGCGCCCAAGAACGCGGCGCCAGAGCCGCCCGCACAACCAGAGCCACCGCCGGTGCTCGTCGAgagtgacgacgacgacgactaTACTGTCGAGGAG GTATTCCAATCGGCTACTCAAAAAGTGAAAGAAGATCAAATACGACAAGAAATGGAGATTGTGAAGAAATCATTAGAAGAAACAAAACCAGAGTCTCCAGCTGTAGAGGAACCGGTGAAACTTGAGACTACTCTCGCGGATCTTACCAAGAGCTTATCCTCGGCGTCTGACTTATTCGCGTTGGTACAAGCGAGCTTGAAATCAACCCCAGCCGCCACACCAGCGCCACTGTCGCGCTCTCCGAACGTAGTAGTCAGTAACACACAGCCGAGGTCATTTGGAGACCTGCCGGAATCTACACCTGCTGTCCATGACTCACCAAAGCCACTAATGGAAACTGCGCCACTTAATACACCAGTGACTTCATTTAACTCTCCACAAGATCAAGGACCGCCAACGGGGCTTCCGTTCTCGAGCCAACAACAAGGGAACCTGTCCCGTCCTCCCTTGCTACACCAGGGACCCCCGCAGCTGCAGCAGCAACATCGCCCTCAGCAGCAGTTCCACCAGCCTTCTCAGCAGAACTATCAATCACCTCCGCAGCAAAATTACCAATCACCATCACAGCAAAACTACCAATCACCTCAACAAAACCAACCACATTATAATCAACAGAAATACCAAGGTCCTCAACACAATCAGGGACCCCTTAACCCACAACACAATCTGCCACCTGTTAGTCAGCAACACAGTGATCTAAACCCCAACCAGCAACATAATCAGTTAGCTCCCAACCAACAACACAGTCAACAGTTTCAGCAACACGGTCAGCCGCAGCAATACAGGCCGCAACAGTATCAACAGCAACACAATTTTAATGACAACAGGAACAAGTCGACTGAACATTACAATCCCCGACAATGGAATCCTCGAACTAATAACCCGATGGATAACAGAAATTCGGGTACCAGGGGACCTGCGCCTGATAACGTCGGAGCTAATGCGCCTTACAACCAGGGacatagaaataattttatgaatggcAGGGGCCAAGATAATTACAATACGCGGCAACAGAATCCTGCAATGAATCAACAGTTTGGAATGTACGATAATCAACATAATTTCAGAGGTCGTGGCCGTGGTTTCTCAGGACCAATGAGAGGTCGTGGAAGAGgatactattaa
- the LOC118262423 gene encoding uncharacterized protein CG7065 isoform X6 produces the protein MDLPDCPPGAEGYEDTVTEVPRKPELEDSSCTKAELEFQEHLNSLKINLEDGSSRCMVERRGRDISGKWIYLCYPCAAVCSGETILQTHLSGKKHKTKLTMRKVWPLNIFADHPFNHNTGKPVPSEKALQKAAEESEIQNKYNKYRNITCHIQDSLDAVKAPLLGVEYLIEHPPEQAHYEPSYICTLCSKYGHPRTIINHMTCFWHRHNYLVRHYTQASSLLAPYRIQPRYRVGVGIIMNRLAQRIEDKYGRMRPVNIEKEEYEKNKEQIHQWVFQGHHFSEKDGPAFTEVVDIGLLDTLHKSGDGDKKGNSKQFKNSKEPSPPIVAAPSKPLFNNFSERRAGSVESLSDISDEADFEARRHAAKLTSRSSKESHGSLSKSRYEPYPDRRNVSPGRRTATRPQDTLPAEKKPRPPNYEYKVKLAEEKRLTVEDSANKTLAYHEKNPEKHPLYPEEWKKFWNRRYKEIQAEGKDPSKHDFKPEWIVFWTARMKELHEEELRVQVNEIYRRMCLSPPDMNKRSPDRSHKKSLSPRRKSAEPRRHSPEPRRRSSERHRPDRHDRHDYDRRGREPLPRRRTPEHRRTRRSPLPVRRSPGRRRSPERRRSPLPYHKRTRSRSPLPRRSPGRGAGRSRSSRSPLSQREAQRNRSPDTRHSHAPHSSHAAPPPSMQTVLISDDDLKPDDISPWNSDNDIESVSSVTELRLARSRAGSSSRGSRPPPRRRLSSSASRSAPPAADGDNVVATLRQLVALEDYLGSLGPRIVDLLAEALKMEKDKANSSESLLDSEKAVVLIETAKEKLKGAVQAGLVAPAAAAALRAAIVRAAATLHEADKRAKRKQDALKPVEPSKPAAVPVAGVGEVDRAQIAQQMAEALIAQGKTDVSSEDLAALVDAVVGMAEAKKRAAEEAKKANTLSTMQPTHQPVKTLLPKPSGTASALQLLQSAYDDNEKIRLDQNIASHAADAMDGLSDSDLETLLKNFNELSAEEQHSLIAYLKKMETKEPQRVERLRQYVSDAAAAAPKNAAPEPPAQPEPPPVLVESDDDDDYTVEEVFQSATQKVKEDQIRQEMEIVKKSLEETKPESPAVEEPVKLETTLADLTKSLSSASDLFALVQASLKSTPAATPAPLSRSPNVVVSNTQPRSFGDLPESTPAVHDSPKPLMETAPLNTPVTSFNSPQDQGPPTGLPFSSQQQGNLSRPPLLHQGPPQLQQQHRPQQQFHQPSQQNYQSPPQQNYQSPSQQNYQSPQQNQPHYNQQKYQGPQHNQGPLNPQHNLPPVSQQHSDLNPNQQHNQLAPNQQHSQQFQQHGQPQQYRPQQYQQQHNFNDNRNKSTEHYNPRQWNPRTNNPMDNRNSGTRGPAPDNVGANAPYNQGHRNNFMNGRGQDNYNTRQQNPAMNQQFGMYDNQHNFRGRGRGFSGPMRGRGRGYY, from the exons ATGGACCTTCCAGATTGCCCCCCGGGGGCAGAAGGGTATGAGGACACGGTCACTGAAGTACCTAGGAAACCAGAATTAGAAGACTCATCATGTACTAAG GCGGAGTTGGAGTTCCAGGAGCATCTGAACAGTTTGAAGATCAACCTTGAAGATGGTAGCTCGCGGTGCATGGTGGAGCGGCGCGGTCGCGACATATCGGGCAAGTGGATCTACCTGTGCTACCCGTGCGCTGCCGTCTGTAGCGGGGAGACCATTCTACAG ACTCATCTATCGGGGAAGAAACACAAGACCAAGCTGACTATGCGAAAGGTTTGGCCCTTGAACATATTCGCGGACCACCCATTTAATCACAATACGGGAAAACCTGTCC CATCGGAGAAAGCATTGCAGAAGGCGGCGGAGGAGTCGGAGATCCAGAACAAGTATAACAAGTACAGGAACATAACTTGCCACATACAGGATTCTCTCGACGCCGTTAA GGCTCCACTGCTGGGCGTGGAGTACCTGATCGAGCACCCGCCGGAGCAGGCGCACTACGAGCCCTCGTACATCTGTACGCTGTGCTCCAAGTACGGACATCCACGGACCATCATCAACCACATGACCTGCTTCTGGCATCGCCACAATTACCTC GTGCGTCACTACACGCAAGCGAGTTCCCTGCTGGCTCCGTACCGCATCCAGCCTCGCTACCGCGTGGGCGTCGGCATCATCATGAACCGGCTCGCGCAGCGCATCGAGGACAAGTACGGCAGGATGAGGCCCGTCAACATCGAGAAGGAAGAATATGAAAAGAACAA GGAACAGATCCACCAGTGGGTGTTCCAAGGCCATCATTTCTCTGAGAAGGACGGGCCGGCCTTCACAGAAGTAGTTGACATCGGACTGCTAGACACTCTGCACAAATCCG GCGATGGCGACAAGAAAGGCAATTCAAAGCAATTCAA AAATTCGAAAGAGCCATCTCCGCCCATAGTAGCGGCGCCGTCAAAGCCGTTATTCAACAATTTCTCG GAGCGGCGCGCCGGCTCCGTGGAGTCGCTGTCCGACATCAGCGACGAGGCAGACTTCGAAGCGCGCCGACATGCCGCCAAACTTACCAGCCGCTCGTCCAA GGAGAGCCACGGCAGTCTCAGCAAGTCCCGCTACGAGCCCTACCCGGACAGGCGCAACGTCTCGCCGGGACGTAGGACTGCCACGCGGCCACAAGACACGTTGCCAGCGGAGAAG AAACCACGTCCTCCGAACTACGAGTACAAGGTGAAACTAGCTGAAGAAAAGCGGTTAACGGTGGAGGATTCAGCCAATAAGACGTTAGCCTACCATGAGAAGAACCCGGAGAAACACCCGCTCTACCCTGAGGAGTGGAAGAAGTTCTGGAACAGGCGCTACAAGGAGATACAGGCTG AGGGCAAGGACCCATCGAAGCATGACTTCAAGCCGGAGTGGATAGTGTTCTGGACGGCGCGCATGAAGGAGCTGCACGAGGAGGAACTGCGCGTGCAAGTCAACGAGATCTACCGCCGCATGTGTCTGTCGCCGCCAGACATGAACAAGAGATCCCCCGACAG gtcACACAAGAAGTCTCTGTCACCGCGCCGCAAGTCCGCCGAGCCTCGGCGTCACTCCCCGGAGCCACGGCGGCGCTCGTCGGAGCGACACCGGCCCGACCGACACGACCGACACGACTACGACCGCCGCGGCCGCGAGCCTCTGCCGCGCAGGCGTACTCCCGAACATCGCCGGACGCGACG GTCCCCACTACCCGTGCGCCGGTCGCCGGGCCGGCGTCGGTCACCGGAACGGCGCCGCTCTCCACTGCCGTATCACAAACGCACGCGGTCTAGAAGCCCTCTACCAAG ACGCAGCCCGGGTCGCGGCGCGGGCCGCAGCCGCAGCAGCCGCAGCCCGCTGTCGCAGCGCGAGGCGCAGCGCAACCGCAGCCCCGACACACGACACTCGCACGCGCCGCACTCCTcgcacgccgcgccgccgccctcCATGCAGACTGTACTCATCTCCGACGACGATCTCAAACC GGACGATATCTCGCCATGGAACTCTGACAACGACATCGAGTCCGTGTCGTCGGTGACGGAGCTGCGGCTGGCGCGGTCCCGAGCCGGCAGCTCGTCCCGCGGCTCCCGGCCCCCGCCGCGGCGCCGCCTGTCCAGCTCGGCCAGTCGGTCTGCGCCCCCCGCCGCTGACGGAGACAATGTCGTCGCCACACTACGCCAACTTGTCGCGCTCGAAGACTATCTCGGCAGCCTGGGACCTCGTATCGTGGATCTACTAGCTGAGGCCCTCAAGATGGAAaag GATAAAGCTAACTCTTCGGAGTCGTTGTTGGACAGCGAAAAGGCAGTGGTGTTGATAGAGACAGCCAAGGAGAAGCTGAAGGGCGCCGTGCAGGCCGGGCTGGTGGccccggccgccgccgccgcgctgcgcGCCGCCATCGTGCGCGCCGCCGCCACGCTGCACGAGGCCGACAAACGGGCCAAGCGGAAGCAGGACGCACTG AAACCTGTTGAACCGAGTAAACCTGCAGCGGTCCCAGTAGCAGGCGTGGGTGAAGTAGACCGTGCTCAGATCGCACAACAAATGGCTGAAGCTTTGATAGCTCAGGGCAAAACAGACGTGTCTTCCGAAGACCTCGCCGCACTCGTGGACGCCGTCGTCGGTATGGCGGAGGCGAAGAAACGAGCTGCAGAGGAGGCCAAGAAAGCAAACACACTATCTACCATGCAACCAACACATCAGCCAGTCAAGACATTGCTTCCAAAACCTAGCGGGACTGCATCAGCATTGCAATTACTGCAATCCGCTTACGATGACAACGAAAAGAT taGGTTGGACCAAAACATTGCGTCACATGCAGCTGACGCTATGGATGGCCTGTCGGACTCCGACCTTGAAACCTTACTGAAGAACTTCAACGAGTTGTCGGCTGAGGAGCAGCACAGCCTGATAGCGTATCTCAAGAAGATGGAGACGAAAGAGCCACAACGCGTGGAGCGCCTGCGTCAGTACGTGAGTGATGCGGCGGCCGCCGCGCCCAAGAACGCGGCGCCAGAGCCGCCCGCACAACCAGAGCCACCGCCGGTGCTCGTCGAgagtgacgacgacgacgactaTACTGTCGAGGAG GTATTCCAATCGGCTACTCAAAAAGTGAAAGAAGATCAAATACGACAAGAAATGGAGATTGTGAAGAAATCATTAGAAGAAACAAAACCAGAGTCTCCAGCTGTAGAGGAACCGGTGAAACTTGAGACTACTCTCGCGGATCTTACCAAGAGCTTATCCTCGGCGTCTGACTTATTCGCGTTGGTACAAGCGAGCTTGAAATCAACCCCAGCCGCCACACCAGCGCCACTGTCGCGCTCTCCGAACGTAGTAGTCAGTAACACACAGCCGAGGTCATTTGGAGACCTGCCGGAATCTACACCTGCTGTCCATGACTCACCAAAGCCACTAATGGAAACTGCGCCACTTAATACACCAGTGACTTCATTTAACTCTCCACAAGATCAAGGACCGCCAACGGGGCTTCCGTTCTCGAGCCAACAACAAGGGAACCTGTCCCGTCCTCCCTTGCTACACCAGGGACCCCCGCAGCTGCAGCAGCAACATCGCCCTCAGCAGCAGTTCCACCAGCCTTCTCAGCAGAACTATCAATCACCTCCGCAGCAAAATTACCAATCACCATCACAGCAAAACTACCAATCACCTCAACAAAACCAACCACATTATAATCAACAGAAATACCAAGGTCCTCAACACAATCAGGGACCCCTTAACCCACAACACAATCTGCCACCTGTTAGTCAGCAACACAGTGATCTAAACCCCAACCAGCAACATAATCAGTTAGCTCCCAACCAACAACACAGTCAACAGTTTCAGCAACACGGTCAGCCGCAGCAATACAGGCCGCAACAGTATCAACAGCAACACAATTTTAATGACAACAGGAACAAGTCGACTGAACATTACAATCCCCGACAATGGAATCCTCGAACTAATAACCCGATGGATAACAGAAATTCGGGTACCAGGGGACCTGCGCCTGATAACGTCGGAGCTAATGCGCCTTACAACCAGGGacatagaaataattttatgaatggcAGGGGCCAAGATAATTACAATACGCGGCAACAGAATCCTGCAATGAATCAACAGTTTGGAATGTACGATAATCAACATAATTTCAGAGGTCGTGGCCGTGGTTTCTCAGGACCAATGAGAGGTCGTGGAAGAGgatactattaa